One window of Quercus robur chromosome 5, dhQueRobu3.1, whole genome shotgun sequence genomic DNA carries:
- the LOC126725785 gene encoding uncharacterized protein LOC126725785 encodes MGSASSVLTQYDIEEVQEHCSNLFSQQEIVSLYQRFCQLDRNAKGFISADEFLSVPEFAMNPLSQRLLKMVDGLNFKDFVAFLSAFSGKATTHQKIEFIFKVYDSDNNGKVSFNDILEVLRDLSGSFMSDEQREKVLRQVLQEAGYSKESYLMLDDFIKVLGRSGLKMEVEVPVD; translated from the exons ATGGGGAGTGCATCATCTGTGTTGACTCAATATGATATCGAGGAAGTGCAAGAACACTGCAGTAATCTAT tttcccAGCAAGAAATAGTATCATTATATCAAAGATTTTGCCAACTTGATCGGAATGCGAAGGGTTTTATCTCTGCTGATGAGTTCTTATCAGTCCCTGAGTTTGCAATGAATCCGCTTTCTCAG AGGCTACTTAAGATGGTGGAtggtttaaattttaaggaCTTTGTGGCTTTCTTGTCTGCATTTAGTGGTAAAGCTACTacacaccaaaaaattgagT TTATTTTCAAAGTATATGATTCAGACAATAATGGGAAGGTGTCTTTCAATGACATATTAGAAGTGCTTCGGGATTTGTCTGGTTCATTCATGTCTGATGAGCAAAGAGAG AAAGTCTTGAGACAGGTTTTGCAAGAAGCAGGTTACTCAAAGGAGTCTTATTTGATGTTGGATGACTTCATTAAG GTTCTTGGCAGGTCGGGACTAAAAATGGAGGTTGAAGTTCCAGTTGACTAA